AACTCTCCTCTTTTTTTTGCTTACTTTTTCTTTTTTTTCTTTTTAAATTATGGTATAATTGTAACGGTAAATACAAAAGAGGTGATTTTTTTGAAAAAAATATATTTGGCTGGAGGATGTTTTTGGGGCATGCAAGGTTACTTTAATAAAGTACTCGGAGTTGTAAATACAACTGTAGGATATGCTAATGGTATTACGTCTAATACAAGCTATATGGAATTAAAGAAAACAGATCATGTAGAAACATTAGAAATTGAATATAATTCAAATTTAGTTAGACTTGAGGAATTGTTACTTAGATTTTTTAAATTGATAGATCCATTATCAATAAATAAACAAGGTGGCGATATTGGTAGACAATATAGAACAGGGATATACTATATTGATTTAGCAGATGTTCCAATAATCAACAAGGTGTATGATTTTATTGAAAAGAAAATAGGTTCTAAGCTCGCTGTTGAAAATGAGCCATTAAGAGATTACATTTTAGCTGAAGATTATCATCAAAATTATCTTGATAATAATCCTGATGGTTATTGTCACATAAATTTAAGTACAGTAAGTGATCCGATTTTCGATAAAATATATACTAAACCTGAATTAAAGGAATTAAGACAAAAATTATCACAATTAGAATTTGATATATCACAAAATAGTGCAACTGAAAGACCATTTACATCAGAATATGAAAAATTTGATGAAGAGGGTATATATGTTAATGTTGTTACTGGAGAACCACTTTTCATGTCATATGATAAATTTGATGCTGGTTGTGGTTGGCCAAGTTTTACGAGACCAATATTAACAGAAACAGTTAATTTTTATGAAGACAATTCACACGGTATGAATAGAATAGAAGTAAAAAGTGCTAAAGATTTAGCACATCTTGGTCATGTATTTACTGATGGACCAAAAGATAAAGGTTCATTACGTTATTGTATTAATGGGTCAATATTAAGATTTATACCAAAAAATAAATTAGAAGAATATGGTTATGGTGATTATATAGTTTTATTTTAAAAGGAGGGAAAATGGCAAGAGAAATTTTAGAAAAATTAGAAGAAATAGAAAAAATTGCTAAAGAAAAATTTGAGATATCTCAAAAAGAAATTAATTCTAATATAGAAGATTTAAAACAGAATTTAGAACATTCTTTTACACAAAAAGTTAAAGAATACAAAGAAGAATTAATTGAGAAATTAAATGAGGAAAAAGAAGAATTGAAAAAATCATTGGAGTATAAAATTACAGATATGAAAGATAAATCTGAAAAATTATCAATTGACTTTCATAATAAAATTAATTTAGTAATAGAAGAAGTTAAAAATATAGTAATGAAAGGATAAAATATGGCAATAGTAAAGGTTGAAAAGTTTAATTTAATAAGCTTTAAAAATGAGCTAAATGCCTTATTGAAACAACTACAAGAATTTGTTGAAGTAGACTTTAGAGAACTTGATTTAGAATTTGAAAATTTGAAATCAAATAATAAAGATGAATTAGAAGAAAAAATATATAAACTAGAGTCTATTATTAAAAAGATTAGAAAATATTCTAAGAAAAAACCTTTAATTGAATCTTTAAGAGAGGGTAAAAAAGAATTTAGTTACCAAGAACTTGAAAAATATATTAGAGATATAGATATAGATATAGATATAGATAATATAGTAGAAGAAATTAATCAAATTTTCTATCAAAAAGAAAGTAAGATTAAAGCAAATGA
This is a stretch of genomic DNA from Streptobacillus ratti. It encodes these proteins:
- the msrB gene encoding peptide-methionine (R)-S-oxide reductase MsrB, which codes for MIFLKKIYLAGGCFWGMQGYFNKVLGVVNTTVGYANGITSNTSYMELKKTDHVETLEIEYNSNLVRLEELLLRFFKLIDPLSINKQGGDIGRQYRTGIYYIDLADVPIINKVYDFIEKKIGSKLAVENEPLRDYILAEDYHQNYLDNNPDGYCHINLSTVSDPIFDKIYTKPELKELRQKLSQLEFDISQNSATERPFTSEYEKFDEEGIYVNVVTGEPLFMSYDKFDAGCGWPSFTRPILTETVNFYEDNSHGMNRIEVKSAKDLAHLGHVFTDGPKDKGSLRYCINGSILRFIPKNKLEEYGYGDYIVLF